The DNA window ttataaaataacattcaattttaactttatttcaaagcgaaaatcaattttactttATTCGATTATTGTAAGTGACATCGAAGTAGTATTTCTTTACTAAACTGAAAACTCACTGACACTCTGAGTCTCTGACaaagactgacagacagactgGTTTATAGCAGAACATTGTCAAAGGCAACTGTTAGGTCTGCCTgttagttaatagttttatgattttttaagttGGAACATGTTTCACacagtgatttttttaaaatttgttggtGAAACGTGCCTATAatcttattaaagtaaatataacaGAAAAAATCACATAGTGGCGTTTGTACAATTTGTTATAATGAaatcgtttaatttatttaaaaagacatttgtgttggttattattttgagtgctataatttttgtatttttctggGCGAACATGGAGATCGTAAggtaattcaatatttatataacacACTAATTCCCACGAATGTAAACATACTATACTTTTTAATGACGCAAATACAATTGTCCTTGTCGATAAATTCCCTAAGTATCTCttcaattgaaattaaacaaaatagtttctGCAAACCAGCAACcattaaaatacctaatgaATACAGGTCAGAATATTTTACCGGCGTAATTCAATCAACTGAActccttaaattaattaatttagagttatttaaaaactgttttaagcttcaatatttgcaaaaaaaataaattttcagtaAGTCCTATGAAGAAATTGAACTCTTTTAtctaaattgaaacaaaaagtcTATTATAAGTATTGTTAGTTCCAAAGTTTATAttagcttttaaaaaatattggtactcAGTCCTTAGGTCACCTTGTAACCTTTGTACATGAATtatctattcaataaatataatgtaatgtcCTTCAAGGCATGTTGTCACtactcaaaattattataaatctttaaaacactAAAACGTTGCAATGAAATATATTCTATCAAGTGGAgttgtaattgaaataatttacttataggTACACCTCATAAGCTGTATaccaagtttttaaatttatatctgCCTATCTGGCAATcaattttctcattttaaaaGTGTATACCAATGAGACAACGCCAAATGGCATGACACTACAAAGATTTCCCTTCTAAATGCACAGAGAATCTCCTCTCAGAATAAGCTATCACCTACAAAATCTCAACATTAAAatgcaacaaaattaaattgaaagaccataattaacaataatattgaactAAACTGCATTgaaaatacacatttaatatCATGTTGTTAAGAAAGTGTTCAGATACAAAAAGAAGCttgtttttctgtaaatatcAAATCagtaaaagaaattatttaattcaagtaGTCACTGCTTAAAGAAATCCAGTGCCGGTTCTTTAAACTGACTttgttctattttaaaacagtgaaaatgatattattcacatttatatttaaaactgaatcGAATCAGATTTTCTAAAAAGAGAAATAGACACATATTTACTCTAATGAGCATCTTTACAAGCTATAGCTTGTAAATGATGCATTATTCACAGGCCGTCACATAACAAGAAGCTTAAAATTAAAGCCAATGTCAATAAACGGTTGATAATGACCTAGGGGCGACATGATTGAAATAACggttaaagaaaacattaatacacaaaaatatttgcatttgtATCTCCCAAAATTTGGTCTTTAACTGTCTCACTGAAAGGCAAGAAGGAAACAATAGCACACTAGAACATTTAAGGCCATTCCAATGTCTTTGTATTTCTGGTTGTCATATGATGCACATATAACTTTGATACCACACTGTCATGCCAGGTACTTGTCTGCATAGATTTTGAACTGTCCGAATCAGCATATTGATCCCCTAGGTCACCtctacacatttattttaacacaaaactaatatttaattgtatatgAAAGTCTAATAATATCCAATGATCAATAATGTTCACtgtaagattaaaaaatctctgTAAGTAATTAATTCAGTGAAAATTATcgattaagaaataataaaccataaaataaacactttgaAAGCATTTAAACCACATTATTATggctataaacaacaaaacaactgATTCTTTGTGTATTCAATGATATTCAACACCAATTTTAGctaattttcacaaattatgaccaaaaaactattaaaaaaggTCAGATGTCATTCCTTTATTGACATTGAACTCTATCtgttaatatttacttgttgtttgttgtttatCCACATTTCGTCAAATATAATTGCTGTACTTAAAGTTGGTAAACAACGAAGTCTTCTTCTCCAAACTTCGTGTAAACATTTTCGGCGGCGTGATTGTCGAACCGGCGGCATCGGCATTACGTAGAAAACTGcacgtagaaaaaaaaatcacttttaagCAATATGATGCTttgattatttacattacattaatgtAAACACGAGATTTACTTGCACTATTGTCGCTCAAGACGGCTTCTGCGTGCAGCGTGTGAGATGCAGGCGCATGCTCGACCAGGGTCCTGCGACCTCGGGTTTTAACGCATGCGCTACCCTGTATGACCTATATCCACAAGAGCACgcatacaaaaacataatactACAAAATATTGTAGTTCGTGTAGATACAGGAACGCAATTATATGCAACCAACCAAAAGGTCTAATTCCGCTTAACGGAAACGTTTTGCGTCCGCACCGTATGCACACAAAGTACACGGACGGCACACTTCCTACAGTTTCTACCTCTGACTGACATAATTTGTTGGGAAATATAAACTATTTCCATGAAGGGGTTTTCAATTTCGTTTTCCGCGTAGTGAAATGCGCTTTGCCTTTCACCGGTGGAAACTCGCATCGAAATATGATAATGTctgttaaaaaaatgctttttaaataaatatcggtCTGGTATGGCTATGCCGTGTTCGGCATTGGAACtgtgtacaatattgtaaagAGATCATGAACAATATTTAAACTTGCAATTATTACTTATAACCTCTTCTCGTAATAACTCTACCTGATTTCCGCGGCTTCGCACTCACAAATCAATAGGTTAAGTACCTATTGATTTGTGATATACTCGTGGaagttattaaacattttaaagacTTGTTTAACCGTTATTTGTTTTACCCGACTTGTTTGTTGCTTCTTCATTCGGTAAACAATTGTTTAcagttgttttgtattattattatgtatataaattcCTCTtgattaatataagttttttgttttaattaaatgctagAAAAAgcttcatcggcctagccttttctcaactatgttggggtcggctaccagtccaaccggtttcagctaagtaccagtgttttacaaggagcgactggttgtcagacttttcaagcttctgactacctacccgtaactactgtcaaagatgtaggaataacagccgggacccagaatctaacgtgccttccgaaacacggaggaactcgttatgacaaagatggtcacccatctacggaccaaccgctcaagcatagcttaagctgtgatcgaatcacttatgcggttatagctgaGCCACGAGCTTATAAGGTAATAAAGCTTGCTTTCTctcaatgaaataataagagaatattgaaataaaataaaattgatatcagGTTTCTTTTTTTGAGTGGTCCGCCGCATTTAGCCTCGATGAAGGCTGCAACTGCTTCACCGGACTATGTTGGCACCAGCCATCGCTAGTTAAATGATATAGAGTCAGCAACGAGAGCAAAGGGCATCCCCTGCGGGTTTCGGACCTTGACTTTTGAATTTAACAccaatatcaaaataaagagCTTGATCAGTATTCATTATTTAGGGATCTGTTTTATTACTAGTTTGACCAGTATTTCGCTAGGAACAGGGGATATCAAGAACTCACTACCCATACGTAACTTATTATTCTTAAGGATTTCCTAGATAATTTAGTGTTATAGTATTGATTTTGTATTCTTCTATTCGGTCTATATATGTGTACGCACTGTACgcagttcttttgttttacctaCATGCGAAATCTTTCAAGGCTGTCGAACGATTCCTGTCTTTACGCCTACCTATTGTTTGACTTCTCAGAGCAGCTAAGTACATAGTAATATATTGTAAACAAAAGGTATCCAAAACAATGAGAAATGATAATTACGTTTAACCTTGATAACGTTATAGCGTGCTAAATGTTTACCTCCCAGGGGCCTGTGAAAGTTTCGACCATTTAAAGTAtgattgtaatgaaaattgCCGTGACGTTATAAAATGACTTCTGTTACATAACAGTGACAGAGACATCGATGACATATTACTTTCTGTAGTACATGAATAGCTTAGCATTAGCATTACTTTCTATACTCTTCTTGCCATTGTTTTATGAGATGCTATGGCCCATAGAAAGAATATATATTCCCAAGAGTAGTGTCAAGTTTACAAGCTGCAGGTGTCGTTGTAGCCGTCTGGTTTTATGGTACCTTCTGGTACACAAGGTGCAGGCGCGATCCCCAAGCAGGCAAAATACCGATGTGACTTATTCAAAGCTTTATCTTCTTTcgtaattattctaagacaccactgacaaacggtggaAGAACACATTGTGGGGAAAGTTTGGTTCCGAATTATGGAATATGAAattgccaacccgcagtgagctagcgtggtgatctgAAACCATTCCTATTCGGGAAGAGGCCTGCGCCCAACTGTTGGACgtataggctgatattattatatgcatGTTAGGTCGTCTTCCGCTTTTACCTGTCAATGTTTGTTTTCTATCACGAAATGAATGAACTTAGCCTTTATTACCCTACAGACCTTGTCGGGGTAAAAACACATGTGCTATTccgaatattataaaacatacgTGTGCCAGACTTGTACCGTATCTTACCAACTTCCTTTTGAACTTTCGTATGAATGATATATCTTTAACGGTACGTGTATAGGGGTAGTGAAATAGTTGACGAAGAATATTggcctaatataataaatgattatttgattattacttgttgtttaacaattttttccCGTGACTAATTAAGTATGGACGTTGTTTCATAGCAAGACaatcaaagtaattatttaatcatacTCCAGATACATTATAAACATGAAACTTATAAGTAACGTGTTTTACAACATTTCCTTCCACCAAGGTAATAACTTAGTCGATCGTATGTATTGATCTAAAGATTATAACTATAGGACAACGGGTGAAACGCGATGTATTAAGAAACAATTGATAGCGACTTACCTAAATGACTTTACCAGGTCACTCTATGAAGTGGTTATATTTTTAGGtaattaacacaatatttaaactaagGTTGATGAGTGTATTACACAATGCAGTTTCCTTAATTTAGTCTCTTGGTAGTGattcagaaatattaatagCATACCTATATCACAGGATGTCTGTATTCAGGAAGACCGATGACCGCTTTTTTGAGGACTCTTTACTATATAACTCTgatgtctgtcagtctgtttaAGTATAGTCTCATTACACACTGAATAATCATGAACTCTGATAATTAGACAGTTTAAATTCACTTCATTTAGTTTATCGTAACTAGTATAAACgttataaaactagaaaaaaacatttttcttttggcCCTACCTGGATGGCTGCTACCTTGAATTCAGTAACAACCGAATTAAAAAGACAATTAGTGATAAGTAACGGCGTGTCcttgaatttttattaaatgtaatccGATCTTCTGTGTAATCAACTTTACTATCGTTTATAGTTTGTGAAATAGATCTATAATCTTTTTTTGCGTATATTATGGAGTATGCATTCAATTTCGGATATACTGTTTCCTacattactattttatatttccagTATTGAAAATGTGGGCTCAATGCTGGTATCAAAAGTGAACGTGAAGAACAAACTGTGCTATGTGAACTTCAACGATGAAAGAAGTAACGTGAACAAGACTTCGGAATTGAAGATGATTTATTACGTGACGCCCACGTACCCGAGGCCGGAGCAGATGCCCGAGCTGACGAGGCTGGCCCACACACTGATGCACGTGCCGCGGATACACTGGATCGTAGCCGATGACCAACCTCATTGCTCGGATACAGTGCTCAAATTACTAAGGTGGGTTAACATGACGCATTTATTCAACAATTTCGCCGTTATCAGCTTGCAAGGAATGTGTGAATCTGactaatattttaacaattctcTGGACTATGAGActcattgtttatttgtttacgtattttatttgtttgcaaGAGTGAGAGCATGCCAATAGAAGTACGTTTTGCTCAGTGCAGTTCATAAGCCGGGAGcctttgtttctttatttccaAAGATCTGATTTAAAAATTCAGCTCCAACGATCTTGACCTCGCTGGAGACTCAAGagttgttcaaaaataaaaagacatgaAAAGTAATCATATGTCCTAGTTGCACAATGATGATTTCATTAAAGCGTTCACGAAGTTTGGGTGCATAGTTTGCTCTAAGATGGTTTGGGCATAACATGTAATCTGtcattatttctttcttttataaaaaaaaaaaaaaacgtatcccgcagtaaggaatttaatcctttattcgcgaggggttttacaaacatacaactcacgcGCACAAAGATACGCAGCAAAGTCTTGCCTTACGGTGGGTTTGGTGTGTTGACCtgaaccattcggctatccgtgcagtcagatTGTGCATCTCGTATGCCTGTAATCAGGAAAATCGGTGTAATTAGTACAACTACCACAAAACGGAAGCAATTTTGATTGTTATTGCTCTGAGAGATAATTATAACCAGCCAGGTTAGTACAGAACTGTGGCGATTCACGGTCAAGGACCCAAGCTCTCTATATTACCATCGAGTGGAATGTAGAGACGAATAGCTTTAAGAATATCACGTAGGTAACAGAGGCTatcccaaataaaaaaaaaagttctcaATTTGATAATATCTGCTTActatgttgattttttttttattaataaaagcaactaaaattaattaatactaattatatttgaaaactCATTACAGACGTTCCGGTCTACCGTTCACATTCATCTCCAGCCCGAAGCCGTTCGTATACAGGGGGACCAACTTTCCACGCGGCGTTGCCAACCGGCGCGCAGCTCTCTCTTGGCTGAGGGAGAACGTACAAGAAGGTATATTGTACTTCGGCGATGACGACAACACGGTGGACCTGCAACTGTTTGACGAGATCAGGAATACGAAGAAAGTGTCCATGTTTCCCGTTGGACTGATTGGCGATTATGGGGTGTCGACGCCTATTGTGAAGGATGGAAAGGTATGTAAAACTAAGAGGATTTAAGCTTTAAATCTAGACATCGTTAGGTGCAGCATAGACGACATACTATCCGTGACGCACTTTTTAGTCTGTGAAAATAGAACTTCTACAATTATATGCAGTAACGCACACGCGCGTCATGCAGACTTTTTGAGCGCCGCAGACTCGATAGCACAAAAAGTGTTTCGTCTGCGCTGCACCTTATAGTAACACGGTCCAATTTGCCTGTTGTATATTAGAACAATACACGAATA is part of the Trichoplusia ni isolate ovarian cell line Hi5 chromosome 7, tn1, whole genome shotgun sequence genome and encodes:
- the LOC113495923 gene encoding galactosylgalactosylxylosylprotein 3-beta-glucuronosyltransferase S-like, producing MKSFNLFKKTFVLVIILSAIIFVFFWANMEIVSIENVGSMLVSKVNVKNKLCYVNFNDERSNVNKTSELKMIYYVTPTYPRPEQMPELTRLAHTLMHVPRIHWIVADDQPHCSDTVLKLLRRSGLPFTFISSPKPFVYRGTNFPRGVANRRAALSWLRENVQEGILYFGDDDNTVDLQLFDEIRNTKKVSMFPVGLIGDYGVSTPIVKDGKVVAFFDSWSGSRTFPVDMAGFAINIEYMKPSASMPYIAGHEEDRFLVSLGLKLDEIEPLAANCSKVLVWHTKTAKYKKPSLKIDLHSLCLDYYNGLIII